The bacterium DNA segment AACAAGCACGCCGGAGATGCCTTTGGTAACGGGAACATCCAGCGTTTTCTGAGCGACACCCATCATCGGCCCGCCCAAAAGAATTCGCACCGCTTCTTCCTTAACGCCTCCACACCATTCGATCAGATGCCGGATCGGCGTTCCGACCGGAACCATCAGGTTCGCCGGACGCCGTATCGCCGTTCCCGTAACAGTCACGACACGTTCTATCAGCGGCATAACTCCTGAAAAATATTGGTCAAGCGCGACCAATGTTCCCACATTCGAAACCAATGTATCAACGTCAATCGGCAGTTTCCCGGATGGAACTTCTTTGTTCAATACTGCTTTGATAAGCATTTTCTCAGCGCCTTGAGGATATTTTACCTTTAGCGGAATCACTTCGAAATCGGTATTCTGCTTCTTGATTTCGTCATTAAGAATTTTGATGGCGTCGGGCTTGTTGCTTTCAATACCAATGTACAATTTTTCTGCGGGAATAAACTTTCTCAGAATGGTCATCCCATGAACCAACTCCGCAGCAAACTCGACCATGATCCTGTGATCGGAAGTTAGAAAGGGTTCACATTCACATCCGTTAGCGATTATGTATCGGCAGCGCTTACCCTCGGGAATAGAAAATTTTACGTGCGCAGGAAAACCTGCTCCGCCCAATCCGACCAAGCCTGCGGTCTGCACGGCCTCGATGAACTCCTTCAAATCCATCTCCTGCCAAGGTTTCGGCCTTTTCATTTCAACCGTCTGCGCAGAAAACGGATCGGCTTTGATCTTTATGGCAGTGACTAATAAACCGTTAGGGTGTTCCGCTAATTCAACTGCCGTTACCGTTCCGGTCACAGGTGCGTGTTGTGCTACGGAAACGAAACTCGCCGCTTTTGCAATGATCTCGCCCCGCCTGACTCTTTGACCCTTCTGCACAAGCGGTATGGAAGGTGCGCCGGCATGTTGAGACAGAGGAATTATATAGTCTTCAACAAACGGAATTCGTTCGACGGGTAAATTCGCCGTTAGTTCCTTGAATTCTTCCGGGTGAACACCGTGACGAAAACTCAGACGTGATGTCGAACCGTTATCATTCATAATGTTTCTTAGCACTCTCCGTGTCTCTGTGGTAAATATAGAGCTCTATTTATTCCCATACCCGGACAACGCCATCAGTTTATCGCTCAATTTCTGCTTAATTTTTTCAAGTTGGACGTTTTCCAATTGCTGTAATTTTTCTTCATAATCCGCCTTTAATTGTTCCAGTGCCGCAGTGTGCTTTACCGACCATTCTTCGTCCATTCGATCTTTCAGTTTCTGCGGATACGGGGTCAACATGCCGGCCATTTCCCGTAAAGTGCTCCATGAGATATCTGCAGCTTCTACGGCTCTGACAATTTTTTGGGATACTTGATGTTTCTCGATATTATTTTGTTCGTTAACCGATACGATAAATGGAATTTTATCGGCACGCGCTTCGGGCTCCAGTACGACGTACTCGCTGACAGGCATGCCCCGGCGATTCTGATCATCCATTAATGTAAATTGATCTTTCAGTTCAGGCTGATGAAATGCCCAATCTGCAAAAGTTAAGACATATTTTGCCGGTTGACTTCCGGCTGATTCTTCCTGTTCATACTGGAGCGAAATATTATCTTCATACGGATCCGGATTTGCGCTCATATTGAGTGCCTGTGCAAAAGTGGATTTTTTAGCCGAAGGTACAAACCGAAGCAAAGGGAACGCGCGGGATTGAAGTGCGAGTTGGAAAGACTTTTCAGAATAATCAAAACCGGGCGTCAGTATATGAAAAAAACTGGGCGTCATATGCCGCATACCGTCCATCAGGCCATTGAACAAATGTTCTTTCTTCGCCATCGATGACTGAAGGAAGAACGTATTTCGTGCAGACAACACCGTAGTCGTAATGGCCATACGGCCGCGCCAATATTCAGCAGTACCGCATGCGGAATCAAACATTAATATTTTAATTGGAAAATCCGAAGACAACAGAGCGACAAGGGATGACGCGTTTATATCTGCTATCATTTTGTAATCGGCTATGACAAAAACCGGGGGGACGAACACTTTTTCATTTTCCGTCAACTCTCCCCAAGCCAGGGCGGCTATTCTTTCGTCGTGGACAATGGGATCGTATTCATTCTGCATTTCCTGATCGGCGCGACGCAGAAGTTTGACATTATCCATCATCTGCCGGATATGCCCGTGGCATAATCCATGTATAAAATTCATAGAATCAGGCTGATCATAAATCACTACCGGAGAAGTAAACGCGTTATAAGGAAATTGTTTAGCCCATGCCATAGAGCCTGTCCCGGACAGAACGGCTCCGAAGCGCGCGCGTCCAACGCCGGTAGGACCTTTGGATAATGCCCACCCGAGCGTCTTAAGATCATTGATCAGCGTCACGATTCTTTCCATCCAGGCGGTTTCAACGATACCGAATCGCTGCGATTCACTAAGCTTTTTTAGAATAACGTCGAGGGATACTCGCGCGTTTTCAGTGCCTTTGAAACTTGTGATTACGGCGTCAAAATTACTCGTCGGAAGCGCCTCGCGTAATTTATTCTGAATTTTTTCAGAAAGCGATTGTATGCGTTGTTCGATCTCCTTGATCACTGTATTCATCCTCGATTGCGTCAGAGATTCCGTTACGGCAGTGACGAGATGGGTCATCGTCTTCTCAGACGAACTTTTTCCATAGTTGAAACCGCCGGCCATCGACATGTAATAATTTCTGCTTAGCAGTATGGCTGCGAAAGGATCGTACGCTTTGTCCTGAACCATTTTCTGGATGACATCTGCAGGTGTATCGGGCAGTTGCTCCCATAAGCGGAAATGCTTTTGCAGTTGCGCGGAACGCTCGCTATCCTGCGCGCGCAGGACTAAAGCTTCTTCCGGGCAAACATCCGCGCAGATTCCGCATCCGGTACATGACTGAGGATTTATCGCAACCGAGAAAAGATAACCGCTTCCCTTCTGCTGCCTTTCACAATCGGAGAAAAACGTTTTTGTGACTGCAACAGGAAAGAAATTCAGCAACGGCGTCATTGCGTTAAATTGTTCCTTCAACGTGTGCAGACGCTCTCCTTCCATTTTCATCTGCCCGGCTAATTTGATTAGAATATCCGGCAATATCCCGCCGAACGTCGTCCTATTTTCCTTCGGTGAGGACAACGCCTGATTTATCATTTTGGCAAAATTCTTTATAACGGGAGGCGCCCACGACGACATCGCCGTTCCACTGACCTGAACCTGGTCCACAGCAGATTTAATAAAGGATTCCGCCGAGATCACGATCGGAGGAATTGCCGATTCCGGGCAATAGACGGAACATTGACCGCAGCCCGTGCACTTGGATGGTATAAATTCAGGAACTATCTCTCGTGTAATTTCATTCCGAATAAAAGTGGCCGTTGAGGATGGAACAACAGGAATACTTTGAAATGGATCGGCTACTATTTCCTGTGTTGCGTCTGTTTCATAGAAAACACCCGTGCGATCGTAAAATTGTGAAACGCGAGAATACGGTGGCCCGTGATCTTCATATTGCCTTAAAGAAAGCGGCAATTCCGATGGCTCCGTTTTTTTCGTGTTGGATACGGACGAATCCTTCGTTTTCGTCAAATCCGGTGTGAGCGACAAGCTCAGCGCTTCGGGATAATCACGATTTATATTCTGTAATAATATCTGCTGTTTTGGATACTGCGATGATGTTCGCGTAAAGTCAATGTCAACAAAAAAACGGCGTTGCCCTCCGCCGATCATATTTTCAAAAACGCGAATCATATCGGCATAGTTTAGCGATGCTTCGCCGGTTCCATACTGGCCGGAATATAAGACCGGCTTTTCACGATCGCTCATGGCCGGAAAATCAGGGAATACCGGATTTTTCTTCTTTCCACTATTTTGTGAGGCTTTATCCAAGGCTGAAACAATGTCACGGTAAATCGGAGGTTCGGAATCTAAAGGCTGTATCACTCGTTCCAATATCGCAACGCCTTTTTTGCCCGTTAGCATTTCGCATACTACTTTGACGGGGAAGGGACGAACCATACGCAGATGCATAGCGCCTGCCTTAATCTTTTTTGAACGAAGGTGATCTACAACCGAAGCAATTCGCTGATAAGCAGAACCTTGAATGATGATTACATAATCGGCATCGTCGGTTTTGTAGGATGCAATGGGTGAATAGTCGCGGCCGGTTAACTTGGCAAATTCATTAAACAGTTGATCTGCTATAGGCGCCGCATGAGAACCAAAGTAGGCTTGCTGCGCCGCCAATTCAAATGCCTGCGCTTGTCCCGTTTTATCCATTCCCTGGATCGTTGGAAAATCAAAGTGAAACCAGTTCGGAATCCGTCGCCGCGACTTCCCAAATATCATTTTCTGCGCCGGTGTCGGAGACTCGATAAAGTCGTCACCTTGGCCGAGGAATTCTTTCAATATATTTTGATCCGGCAGTGTTACCTGTTCCACTGATGACTTAGCATTATCCATGGCAACCATAACCGGGCAGAGTGACAGTTCAGCCAGTTTGTGTCCCAGAATAGTCAGGTCAACTGCTTCTTGAACATTGGGTGCGAAAAACTGAATACAGCCAGAGCCGGTTACGGCATGGAAATGGCGATGGTCGGTATTTTGAGAATGGCCACCCGGGTTACTATTTTCCGTATAATGTTGAATTACATAGGCAAGATGCCGATGTACGGATTCCGATATCGATTCCTCTTCTCTCAGAATATTCCTGCCCTGCATGACCGTATTGGCGCGCATACCGGAAGCAGACAATCCCATTGCAAATGCAGCCCCTTGCGTATGTTGCTGCAATATCAGAGGTCGGCCGAAAATATTTCGAACAATCCCCGTTGGTATTTCCGTAACGCCTTCACAAATAGCCGATTCCACTATGTCTATGGCTGACGTGCCTGTCAACGTTGTTGTTTTTCCAAGATACGATGTATGGCTGTGCTGATTCATTATAATTCCTCAGGTAAAACTTCTACTCTGCCGACGGGCAGGTTCGCGCTGGATTTTTTCTTAAACTGCATTCCTTCAATCCACACGATCGCATTAGTCGGACACCGGCGTGTCGCTTGCGGGGAGGCCAATTCATTTTTGCTGTAATCGATCACCGGAAGATTATTTTTCATTTCGATCAGGCCGGGTTCTGCATCGGCAACGCACCGCGTGCATGCATTGCAAGCGACGGAGCATCGCTCAAGCGCGGCGTCGCCTTCCAGAAGTGACCGGCATTGGACGATGAGATTATAACTGATCGGCATGATCGTAAAAAGTTGTTTGGGACAAACGTCCACGCAGTCATTGCATGCCGTGCACAAATTAATATCCACCACCGGCAATCCGTCGTCATTCATGGTGATCGCGTTAAACTCGCAGACCCGCGCGCAGTCGGCAAGTCCAAGGCAGCCCCAGACGCAGTCTTTATTTCCGCCGGTTATCATCGACACGCCGCGGCAGGTTCGCTGCCCCGCGTAGTCTGCCTGATTGTGGCTTTCTTGTTTTCCACCCGCGCATAGTAAACGCGCCACGCGTTTTTCTTCAAAACCTGCATTCACACCGAGAAAGCCTGCGATAGTTTCAACTCCGGCCGGCGAACTGACCGAACATTTACCGGGCTTATTTTCACCGATGATAACGCTTTCTGCAAACGCACGACAACCGGGTTTTCCGCAGGCGCCGCAATTCGATCCCGGCAGCATGGATTCAACCTGGTCGATTCTTGGATCTTCATACACCCGGAGTTTTTTGTAGGCTACAGCGAGGAGCGCGGCAAAAAATAGCCCCAACCCCACCATGATGATAACTGCTGTTATGATTTGTGATATCA contains these protein-coding regions:
- the rsxC gene encoding electron transport complex subunit RsxC gives rise to the protein MNDNGSTSRLSFRHGVHPEEFKELTANLPVERIPFVEDYIIPLSQHAGAPSIPLVQKGQRVRRGEIIAKAASFVSVAQHAPVTGTVTAVELAEHPNGLLVTAIKIKADPFSAQTVEMKRPKPWQEMDLKEFIEAVQTAGLVGLGGAGFPAHVKFSIPEGKRCRYIIANGCECEPFLTSDHRIMVEFAAELVHGMTILRKFIPAEKLYIGIESNKPDAIKILNDEIKKQNTDFEVIPLKVKYPQGAEKMLIKAVLNKEVPSGKLPIDVDTLVSNVGTLVALDQYFSGVMPLIERVVTVTGTAIRRPANLMVPVGTPIRHLIEWCGGVKEEAVRILLGGPMMGVAQKTLDVPVTKGISGVLVLTDNEVQDLTTYKCIRCGRCVEVCPMYLNPSVMGLLARKDMYEDMEPLHIMDCFECASCSFVCPSGIPLVQSFRVAKSIIRERKAKK
- a CDS encoding RnfABCDGE type electron transport complex subunit B, giving the protein MSQIITAVIIMVGLGLFFAALLAVAYKKLRVYEDPRIDQVESMLPGSNCGACGKPGCRAFAESVIIGENKPGKCSVSSPAGVETIAGFLGVNAGFEEKRVARLLCAGGKQESHNQADYAGQRTCRGVSMITGGNKDCVWGCLGLADCARVCEFNAITMNDDGLPVVDINLCTACNDCVDVCPKQLFTIMPISYNLIVQCRSLLEGDAALERCSVACNACTRCVADAEPGLIEMKNNLPVIDYSKNELASPQATRRCPTNAIVWIEGMQFKKKSSANLPVGRVEVLPEEL